One Brassica oleracea var. oleracea cultivar TO1000 chromosome C7, BOL, whole genome shotgun sequence genomic window carries:
- the LOC106305705 gene encoding glucan endo-1,3-beta-glucosidase 12, translated as MAVSFLPYCLILSFFSAISITQASSGRIGVNYGRIANNLPPPENVVNLLKSQGINRIKIYDTDKNVLTALAHSRIKVVVCLPNELLSRTASDQSFADKWVRRNIRKHFPATEIEAIAVGNEVFVDPKNTTPYLVPAMKNIHTSLVKYNLDKSIKISSPIALSALANSYPPSSGSFKPDLVEPVIKPMLDLLRKTSSYLMVNAYPFFAYSGNADKISLDYALFRDNVGTVDPGNGLRYNSLFDAQLDAVYAAMSAVGFNDVKVMVTETGWPSAGDVNEIGASEANAAAYNGGLVKRVLNGNRTPLRPKEPLNVFLFALFNENQKPGPTSERNYGLFYPNERKVYAVPFLVNGNREQAPVAHEGESWCVSNGDAAKEKLQAALDYACGEGGADCRPIQPGATCYNPKSLEAHASFAFNSYYQKNARRVGTCYFGGTAHVVTQHPRYGKCKFPTEH; from the exons ATGGCCGTTTCCTTCCTACCTTATTGTCTCATTCTTTCTTTCTTCTCAGCCATTTCCATTACACAAGCAA GTTCGGGAAGGATCGGAGTCAACTACGGTCGAATAGCTAACAATCTCCCGCCGCCGGAGAACGTAGTGAACCTCCTCAAATCACAAGGAATCAACCGTATCAAAATCTACGACACCGACAAGAACGTACTAACCGCGCTCGCACACTCAAGAATAAAAGTAGTCGTGTGTCTCCCCAACGAGCTTCTCTCTCGAACCGCATCCGACCAATCATTCGCCGACAAATGGGTTCGACGCAACATCAGAAAACACTTCCCGGCGACGGAGATAGAGGCTATCGCCGTCGGTAACGAGGTCTTCGTCGATCCTAAGAACACGACGCCTTACCTCGTCCCCGCAATGAAAAACATTCACACCTCTCTGGTCAAGTACAATCTCGACAAGTCGATCAAGATCTCGTCTCCTATCGCTCTCAGCGCGCTAGCTAACTCGTACCCGCCTTCTTCCGGTTCTTTCAAACCGGATTTGGTCGAACCGGTTATTAAACCGATGCTTGATTTGTTGCGTAAAACGTCGTCGTATCTCATGGTGAACGCTTACCCGTTCTTCGCCTACTCAGGGAACGCGGATAAAATCTCCTTGGACTACGCTCTCTTCAGAGATAACGTTGGGACTGTAGATCCCGGTAATGGGCTGAGATACAACAGCCTCTTTGACGCTCAACTTGACGCCGTTTACGCAGCCATGTCCGCCGTCGGATTTAACGACGTCAAAGTGATGGTGACGGAGACAGGTTGGCCTTCCGCCGGAGACGTTAACGAGATCGGCGCAAGCGAAGCCAACGCGGCGGCGTATAACGGCGGACTCGTGAAGAGAGTGTTAAACGGTAACCGAACGCCGTTAAGACCGAAGGAGCCGCTCAACGTGTTTCTGTTCGCTTTGTTTAACGAGAACCAGAAGCCGGGACCCACGTCGGAGAGAAACTACGGGTTGTTTTACCCCAACGAGAGAAAAGTGTACGCCGTTCCGTTTCTCGTAAACGGTAACAGAGAACAGGCTCCGGTGGCTCACGAGGGAGAATCGTGGTGCGTGTCGAACGGAGACGCGGCGAAGGAAAAGCTCCAGGCAGCTCTCGATTACGCCTGCGGAGAAGGAGGAGCTGACTGCCGTCCGATCCAGCCGGGTGCCACGTGTTACAATCCTAAGTCGTTAGAGGCGCACGCTTCGTTCGCGTTCAACAGTTACTACCAGAAAAACGCACGTCGTGTTGGCACGTGCTATTTTGGTGGGACTGCTCACGTGGTCACGCAACATCCTC GATACGGGAAATGCAAGTTTCCCACGGAACATTGA
- the LOC106305703 gene encoding uncharacterized protein LOC106305703 — translation MDTVEEGKQPLLITVTHAGDVPELRSIPSNEQISESANTSRWSFLFKLLLVITTIGVSTAGIALIILITPTPPTVHIHSMHIAFNEHHLPIWSATFTIKNPNEKLRVTYESPSVCVFHRRKHVGTVRIGAFGQSGGEGNEVVVKGDETGVIDEEAARGMEDDVAMTGSVVGLDMVFLGRVGFYPGASTVWGKQNMTAVCKNVKAMLSSDDYDDDKLNKTKSWGLTFDDRQDCRVRLPVFP, via the coding sequence ATGGACACGGTTGAAGAGGGGAAACAACCACTTCTAATCACCGTCACCCATGCCGGAGACGTTCCGGAACTCAGGTCAATACCATCAAATGAACAAATATCAGAATCAGCTAACACCTCACGCTGGTCATTCCTCTTTAAACTCCTTCTCGTCATCACAACCATCGGTGTTTCCACAGCAGGTATCGCGTTAATCATATTGATCACACCAACCCCACCAACCGTTCACATACACTCCATGCATATAGCATTCAATGAACACCATCTCCCGATCTGGTCAGCAACGTTCACTATCAAAAACCCCAACGAGAAACTCCGTGTAACGTACGAGAGTCCCTCGGTGTGTGTGTTTCATAGAAGAAAACACGTGGGAACGGTAAGAATAGGGGCGTTCGGGCAGAGCGGTGGGGAAGGGAACGAGGTAGTTGTGAAGGGAGATGAAACCGGAGTTATCGATGAAGAGGCGGCTCGGGGAATGGAGGATGATGTGGCGATGACGGGAAGTGTGGTGGGTCTTGATATGGTGTTTCTAGGGAGGGTAGGGTTTTATCCGGGAGCTTCTACTGTATGGGGAAAGCAGAACATGACGGCTGTTTGCAAGAACGTGAAGGCTATGTTGTCTAGTGATGATTATGATGATGATAAACTCAATAAGACAAAGAGTTGGGGCTTGACGTTTGATGATCGACAAGATTGTCGTGTACGTCTCCCTGTTTTTCCTTAG
- the LOC106305708 gene encoding small ubiquitin-related modifier 1-like: MSATQEEDKKPGDGGAHINLKVKGQDGNEVFFRIKRSTQLKKLMNAYCDRQSVDMNAIAFLFDGRRLRAEQTPDELDMEDGDEIDAMLHQTGGGVALA, from the exons ATGTCTGCAACCCAGGAAGAAGACAAGAAGCCCGGAGACGGAGGAGCTCACATCAACCTCAAGGTCAAGGGTCAG GATGGGAATGAGGTTTTCTTTAGGATCAAGAGAAGCACACAGCTGAAGAAGCTCATGAATGCTTACTGTGACAGGCAATCCGTGGACATGAACGCCATTGCCTTCTTGTTTGATGGCCGTCGACTTCGTGCTGAGCAGACTCCCGACGAG CTTGACATGGAGGACGGTGATGAGATCGATGCCATGCTCCATCAGACTGGTGGAGGCGTTGCTCTGGCCTGA